The genomic stretch aataggggcttcccaggaggtgctagtggtatagaatctgcctgccaatgcaggagacttaagagatgagggttcgattcccgagtcgggaaaatcccctggaggcgggcatggcaacccactccagtatttctgcccagagaatcccactgGCGGGCTAaagaccactgctgctgctgctgctaagtcgcttcagtcgtgcccgactctgtgcaaccccatagatggcagcccaccaggctccgccgtccctgcgattctccaggcaagaacactggagtgggttgccatttctttctccaatgcattaaagtgaaagtgaagtcgttcagtcgtgtcggactagtagcgaccccatggactgcagcctaccaggctcctccatccatgggattttccaggcaagagtgctggagtggggtgccattgccttctccgtccttcTCCGCTAAAGGTCACTAGAGGGAGCCAGTATTTCATGAATACAAAAGTTTGGCACTAATTTTAGTGACCTccttctccactgctgctgctgctgctgctgctgctaagtcgcttcagtcatgtccgcctctgtgcgaccccatagacggcagcccaccagactcccccatccctgggatactctaggcaagaacactggagtgggttgccatttccttctacactaAAGGTCACTAAAATCAGAGCCAAATTTTGTATTCATGAAATATTGGCTCCCTCTAGTGGCCAAAttaatggtggctcagaggttaaagcgtctgcctgcaatgcaggagacctgggtttgatccctgggtcaggaagatcccctggagaaggaaatggcaacacactccagtactcttgcctggaaaatcccatggacagagaaacctggtagactacagtccatggggtcgcaaagagtgggacacaactgagcggcttcactttcactttcaacgtGGGCGGTGGATGGGTATATAGATACTGATTAGCTCACTATGCTATAGATCTATCTAGTTGATCTATTGATCTATCCATATCTatctacatatatctatatatctaaaaTGCTTCTCATTGAGGAATGTGGATTACTTCTAAGGAGAATCAGAAAATGCTTAAGCCCTATATCTAGtcaattttaattgaaaaatttacatacaataaagtGTTCCTGCTTTAAGTGTGTAATttaatgagttttgacaaatgaatAGACTGTGTACCATACCACAatcaaaatatagaacatttttgTCACCTTCAAAAGTTCTTTTGTAACCTTTTGGAGTTAGCCATAGGCAAGTAGTAAAAAatagaaactgtggaaacagacATTATTGCCTTGTGTTAAACTTTATGCATCTCTCACCGTGAAATAATCATTATCTGTGGGTTTTCATAGACATTCTTTATAAGCTTGATGAATATCCCCTATTTACAATTTTTTGcgagttttaaattttgttttcatggatgaatgttgaattctgtcaaatattttttttctacatctattgagctcattactgttttttttttttttttcaatctgttgCTATAGTAAATTGAATTGATTGGTTCTGAGTGTTGAACCAGTTTTACATTCCCAGGATAAACCTCACTTGGTCATGATAGATTGCCTTTTTGTATATTGTTTTATTAAATTTGCTAGTGTATTTGAAAATTTCTGTTACTGTGTTGTTgagggatattggtctgtagtgtCTTGTAATGATTTAATGCCAGGGTACCTAGTGCCCTTATAAACGAGTTGggaagtttccttctttttctgttttctgagagATTTGCATAATATTGTTACTATtggtttcttaaatatttgaGAGAAATCATCAGTAAAGTCCACTGAAGACTAAAGATTCTTTGTCAGAAGATAATTAGTAACTTGATTTTTTCATGGAATTATTcaatattccatttttaaatttcttttggggTCAATTTTTGatgatttgtgtttttaaagaaatttgccTATTTTATTTAGGTGGCCAAATACATAAGTAATTGAGCCCTATCTACAATCTAATAAATTAGTCCTCTACAGTTTCATGAAAACTTACAGAAGACATGAGACTCCTGAAGAGAGACAAGAAATTTGCTACAGCAAAAGTAGTTATCAAAAATGACCtatccaaaaaagaaatgaagaaaatatttccatttacaatagcaccaaaaagtataaaacacttaaaaataaaccCAACCAAGAAGGACTTTAAACTCAAAATTGCAAAATGTTGCTGAAGGAAATCAGAGGAGACATAAGTAGATGGAAAGATACcatgtgttcatggattggaagacttatTATTGCCAAAATACCAACATTACTCATAGCAATCTGCAGATTTAATGCAATATCTATCAAAGTCTCAATGCCATTTTTAGAGGAAGCAGAAAAAcctattctaaaattcatatggaatcttAAGGGGCCTTgagtagccaaaacaatcttgaaaaggaagaataaagtcAGAGGTCTCATACTCTCTGATTTAAACActtattacaaagccacagttatcaaAGGATGTGATGGTGGCATAAAGCAGACACACAGAAcaatggaagagaagagagagctcGGAAATAAACCTTGCAATAGATGAGCAAATGATATCAACCAAAAAAGTAGTTGCTGGAGCATTAGCATCATTGTTCCATTTTCCTGAGCCCCACGTACTACAGGATGACATGGAAGACCAGATGAAGCCTGAATGTGTAGTCAGTTGGCTGTTGCATCACAGATGAGGAACTCTGAGCTTAAGGATCTCATCCCTTTAAGGCAAGAAGTAAGCAAGCATTCTCTTTGTATACAGGGAGTAATTACCTCATCGCTCAGAATTACCAGCTGCAGGAGAACTCATGAGAGATGGGGAActgcctagtggtccagtggctaacactccatgctcccaatatagggggcctgagtttgctagcatgctgcaactagagctggtgcagataaataaataaatattttaaacaaataaatactgctgctactgctgctgctgccaagtcacttcagtcatgtccgactctgtgcgactccatagatggcagcccaccatgctcccctgtccctgggattctccaggcaagaacactggagtgggttgccatttccttctccaatgcgtgaaagggaagtcgctcagtcgtgtctgactcttagcgaccccatggactgcagcttaccaggctcctctgtccatgggattttccaggcaagaatactggagtgggtcaccagtgccttctctgaaataaatactagtttctttaaatataagaaaatatttttttaaaaaaagactcttgagaaatgGCCCAGGTAAAAAGTGGTCAGGGTCTAGTCTTGACACTCAGTAAAACATGTAGGAATGAGAATAGGAATGCATTGCTCCCTATAATGCTCTTTTCCTTTAATTAGTCTTACAAGTTTATAAATTGTATTGattaattctcaaaattcacttttgataaaattaatttcatgagctgtttttgttttctatttaatttagCTCTTATCTTTAGCTctgttgttcttatttttctaatttgtagAAGCTTAGACCATTGatcttattaaatttttaatttttattttatattggagtacagttggcttaaaatattgtgttagttttagatgtacagcaaagtaattaagTTTTACATATATCCATTCCCATATATATCACTATAGACTATTGATTAGAgtcccctgtgttatacagtaggtctttgttatctattttatatagggtAGTATATCCCAAATttctagtttatccctccccacatttctcctttagtaaccataagtttatttccaAAGTCTATGAGTCTAGGTATCACTTCATATGGGTCAGAAGGGCCAtgatcaaaaagtttacaaacagtaagtgctgaagagagtgtggagaaaagggaaccctcctatactgttggtgggaatgtaaactggaatagccactatggagaacagtatggagattcctcagaaaactaaaaataggactgccatatgatccagcaatcatactcctaggcatatatctgtGCTTGTGTTCTcaggtgctcagctgtgtctgactcttttggaatcccatggactgtagccaaccaggctcctctgtccatggaattttccaggcaagaatactagggtaggttgccatttcccacttcaggggatcttcctgatctcaggatcaaactctcatctcctgtgtctcctgctttagcaggtgggttcttctaccattgtgtcacctgggaagccccatatccataaaaaaaaactataaatcaaaaagaaacatgcacccgatgttcattgcagtgctatttacaataggcaagacatgaaagcaacccaaatgtccatcaacagaggaatggataaataagatgtgaaagtgaaagtgaagtcgctcagtcctgtcagactctgtgcaaccccatggactgtagcccaccaggctcctccatccatgcgattctctaggcaggaatactggagtgggttgtggtacatgcataaaatggaatattacccaaccataaaaaatgaataaatccatgccatttgtagcaacatggatagacctagagattattagaCCATTGATTTTAGACCTTTACTCTTCTCTAAAATAAGCATTTAAGGCTACCGATTTCTCCAGAAGTACTTCTTTAGCTGCTTTCctcaaattttaatatattctctgttcattttcccttttcatgtcttctttgtcccatggattattattattattttaacctaCAGAATCAAAATGCCTTTGTTTGAATTTTGAATGTACCACTTCCTAGACTTGTAgctttgggcaagtttcttaattttttcatagATCAaatttatcatatgtaaaatgagaatTCAAGAGGATCTTTCTCAGAGAATTATTGTCAAGATTAAATGAATCAATCCATGTAAAGGACAAATGCCTGGAACAGAGTAAACCTACAGAaactgttagctattattattgataatttttattactttaaatttaaTGAATGTAACAATTCATAGACATAatcctatatttttaaaacagaaaatatatttaattttccaaattatgtatttttcattttgtgcaCAACTTTTTCTATATTTTGCATTATCCTTAAGCTGGactacaagaaaaatttaaaaaacaatatttaattCAAAGGCATGAAGgtagttctgtttctttcttcataTTATCACTAGTCAGGTAGTAGGTCTGATAGTTCTCTgcagttttaaaggaaaataacctTTCAATAGCCAAACGAAACCACTTATTGTCTAGTATAACTTCTGCTCCCTTCTGCCTACAAGTCTTTCATTTTGTGAAAGATATGCTCCTTAGAACTTTCTCTCTGCTAGGTTGGATGCTGCCTGATTCAAGTtgatttttgctcaaataaaagCATAACTCAGTTCATCTTCTACCACATCTCAGCATAAAAAAAGGCCAGtctgatttttactttttaaaggaagcTGCTAATTTGTTTTTTCACTACAAATTCACCACATAACAAAGGTTCCTAGGTAGTGTAAGTTTGATCATAGACTCCAGAAAATGAATGATAGGTTTTCCTctccaaagtggaaatgataacAGAGCAATAGAAATTCTTAGGTCCAAGCCTTGTTCAGCCaggtcttcctcctccctccacacactcacacctgtctttctttctcctgATCTCAGGAGAAAGGTATCCCAAGGTCTCACTAAGGGAGACAGAATCTGTAATATCCTTCCTGCTTTAAATGAAATCACCAGTAGCCTGGGCAGCTGCGGGGGCAGAGCAATGGTTTGGGAAAAAGGGAGCGTGCTGCTTGAACTGATTAGTTTAGACGCTTTCCCTGTTTCCTCGCTATGGGCACATTATCAGCGTGCCCAGTGCAAGAGAAACCATGTCGCCGCCAGGCCATTCCTCAAACTCCTGCCTTCCGACACACGTGCTAGTCCAGCCTGGGGCTCGGGTCCTTCAACCCCGCCCCCGGCCCTGAACTCGGCTTCTAGCCCCGCCCCTGCAAGGGGAACCCCCGGCTGGTGGGACTCGCTCTCCCGCCGAGCCGGGTGGGGGCGGAGTCCGGCCTGGCGCTGTGAGGACCGGAGTGGCGGAGGTGGCGCCTCTGTGAGGGAGCCGGCATTCGCGGCCATGACAGTGGTGGCTCGCGGTTTCTGGCTGCTCCGCGGCCGCCTGGGCCGAGTGTCGGCGCTGAGCCGAAGCGCGGTGTCGCCCTTCGCGGCGCCAGGACCGGCGGGGCAGGCGTTCCGGGGCTTTCGGAGCGGCGGCGTGAGGTACGAGCGCTCCCGGACGCTCGACCTCCTCGGGTCCGGGCGCTCCCGGGTGCGAAGCCACTGCCTGTGGGAGGGGCGGCCGGACGCCTGCAGCCGGCGCGGGCGAGGCCTCGCGCGTGTGACCCGGGGCTCCTGGGCAGCCGCGTGGCGGGGCGGGGGCGAGGCCTATCTTCGCTCCGAACTTGGCCTTGCAGGCCAGGCCGGCTGGTCGCGTCCGCCTCAAATCAGGCAGCTTGGATGTTCTCTGTGCTCACTGGAACGTTCCATCTTTGCAGCAGGTGCAGTTGAGTGACTGAAGAAGACCTTTGAGACCCAGAGAAAAGGGGCCTTAAAAACACGTGGTCTGCTTGTTTGAagcatttgtttggttttggttgtgGCTGTATTTCGTAAACAAAGGAGTGGGCAATGGCCAGATGGTTTAGAGTTTATGAGTTTCTTTGTTGGTGGTAATACTGAGGTTTTTTCCAGCTCTACAATTCTTAATGATTTCACAAAATCAGACAGTAATCTTGACTTTTCGGTATTTCTCTGGATGGCGCTTCCCAAATGTCTGCAGTCTTAGATTGACATGATCAATCTTAGATTCACTGCATCTCTTTGGACCTTGTTGCTGGCTAGCAGATTGCGAGTAGGTTTTAACTGTTCTGTACAAATGGTACGCTTCGTCCGTCCGTTACTTGTAGCTATTATACAAACTCAGATCTAAGAAGCTAAGAATAATTTCTTTTGACCCAGAGCTAGTGAGTCCATTTTTTTTCAGGCTTACAGGGACTTCAGTAACATTCTGTAACTGCAGTTTTACGTGGCGAGAGATTGTGCCTTACTCGTCTTTTTGTAGCCCCATGCCCAGCACTATGccgggaagaaaggaaagatcagTGATGAGGAAACATAgtggctgcttatttaacttaaattgaTTAACTCTTCATTGTATATATTTGGATCTCACTCTTGGGTgattgaagtgaaaaaaaaaatttcctataGGGTTTACTTTGGACTTAGTTTGTAATGACTGCTGTTTGTCTTCCAGAGAATATGTGAGAAAAATAACAATGACTCACAGTTCTGATTGTGGAAGCTCTCATGGTGTCTGAAAAAAATTACCAGTTTTTTTGGATACAAACTCTGCAACCTAGGAAAAACAGATTCTGTAGAATTCTCTTTGTGTTACAGAATTGAAGGAATTATGCACCACAGTCACACTATTTagataattatttgttgaatttgAGTTATTTTAGGGCTTCTTCCCAGAGTGAAGATAACCTTTTTCAAATTGTGTAAGTTGGTTAATTTCCCTTTGTCAGATGGTGTAAATAGACAACCCCATCATCCTGTCTTCTCCAGGTATCAATACACTGAATGAGAACCGTAACAGCTAAAAATCTATCTCGTTGAAGCCACTTGttgtcacacacacatgcacatacacacatggatAATACAGagctttttaaattgaatttatggtcttttataatttaaaataattgactGGAATAATTTTGGAAagctatttttaatgtaaataaagaAGTGTTACTTTCAACTCAGCTGCATTCAGATTAGAGCTGTATAGAAATAAGTAATACCTTtgataggtttttattttttcaaggcaGCACTAGTTAGGTTAGGATAGCTGGCATTTTGACATCCCCTTGTCACTAAGTACCATGTATGAAGGTGAAGTTGGCTGTAAGGTTGATAAACACCTGTGGACTGATGGGTCTCGGGTGGGGAGAAATCCGGACAGTGTGTTGATGCTCATTGGTGTCTCTTTTCTCTTCTAGGACCAGCAGAGAGAAGAGATTCCATCTTCCAGAGGTCGCCACTGTCTGCCTCCCCACTTGTCCCCATCCTCGGTCATCTcttttaacacattattgaccagagatgtaTTAATATGTCTTTTGTTA from Ovis canadensis isolate MfBH-ARS-UI-01 breed Bighorn chromosome 6, ARS-UI_OviCan_v2, whole genome shotgun sequence encodes the following:
- the MTHFD2L gene encoding bifunctional methylenetetrahydrofolate dehydrogenase/cyclohydrolase 2, mitochondrial isoform X9; this translates as MTVVARGFWLLRGRLGRVSALSRSAVSPFAAPGPAGQAFRGFRSGGVRTSREKRFHLPEVATVCLPTCPHPRSSLLTHY